The following proteins are co-located in the Styela clava chromosome 15, kaStyClav1.hap1.2, whole genome shotgun sequence genome:
- the LOC120333955 gene encoding protein disulfide-isomerase A4-like, whose protein sequence is MDLNKWIWLFVVLFSLTIQQCVADDDDEGDEDGGSQDSVAPEEENGVLVLTDDNFDDAIKDQNVVLLEFYAPWCGHCKAFAAEYEKIAQTLKKDGIPVAKVDATQHKSVAGKYDVTGYPTIVILKNGEPIKYDGQRTEDAIIQRVKELSDPNWKPPPEAVITLTDSNFNEVVDNANIILVEFYAPWCGHCKKLAPEYEAAAQELKKADPPIPLAKVDATAETEVAKRFDISGYPTMKLFRKGQVYEYKGGRDKHGIVTYMQEQSSPPSVALADLKSTKNLLHQADDITIIGFFTGEDDSRLMVFQEAANNIREDFKFRHSFDESIADHLGTESGNVVVVHAERFHSKYEKSRNIFKVTDETKASDIEAFINEKSLPLVGQRNGANARKRYTKRPLVVVYYAVDFGFDYRKNTQIWREKVLEVANEMKDVTFAIASEDEFNDELQKAGLGDSSEDINVIAFDKEEKRYPMEPTDEFDSEVLSEFVTSFLAGDIKPKYKSAPAPKKNTGPVKVVVANNFDKIVMDESKDVLIEFYAPWCGHCKKLAPEYKKLGKKLKDNNDVVIAKMDAVANDVPHSKYKVEGFPTIYWAPKNSKDSPVKYEGGRELDDMLEYINKHATKTKDEL, encoded by the coding sequence GTTATTTGTCGTCCTTTTTTCTCTCACAATTCAACAATGTGTTGCTGATGATGACGATGAAGGGGATGAAGATGGTGGAAGCCAAGATTCTGTTGCTCCAGAAGAAGAAAATGGAGTTTTAGTTTTGACAGATGACAATTTCGATGATGCAATTAAAGATCAAAATGTTGTTCTGCTAGAATTTTATGCTCCTTGGTGTGGTCACTGTAAAGCATTTGCTGcagaatatgaaaaaattgctcAAACTTTAAAAAAAGATGGCATTCCTGTTGCCAAGGTTGATGCGACTCAGCATAAATCCGTTGCAGGGAAGTATGATGTTACTGGTTACCCGACCATTGTCATTCTTAAGAATGGAGAACCAATTAAATATGATGGCCAGAGAACTGAAGACGCAATTATACAACGAGTCAAAGAATTATCTGACCCGAACTGGAAGCCACCACCGGAGGCTGTTATCACTCTTACAGATAGCAATTTTAATGAGGTTGTTGATAACGCAAACATTATTCTAGTAGAATTTTATGCTCCCTGGTGTGGTCATTGCAAAAAACTTGCCCCAGAGTATGAAGCAGCTGCCCAGGAGCTCAAAAAAGCCGACCCCCCTATTCCACTCGCAAAAGTTGATGCAACTGCTGAAACTGAAGTCGCAAAACGTTTTGACATCAGTGGCTATCCCACTATGAAACTATTTCGTAAGGGACAAGTTTATGAATACAAGGGTGGCCGTGACAAGCATGGCATTGTTACATACATGCAAGAGCAAAGTTCACCTCCTTCAGTTGCTCTGGCAGATTTGAAGAGCACAAAAAATTTACTTCATCAAGCTGATGACATCACAATTATCGGATTTTTCACTGGAGAGGATGACTCTAGGTTGATGGTTTTCCAGGAAGCTGCAAACAATATACGAgaagattttaaatttaggcATTCATTCGATGAATCCATTGCAGACCATTTGGGCACTGAATCTGGGAATGTTGTTGTTGTACATGCTGAacgttttcattcaaaatatgaaaagagCAGAAACATTTTCAAGGTGACTGATGAAACAAAGGCATCTGATATTGAGGCCTTCATAAATGAGAAATCTCTTCCTTTGGTTGGTCAAAGAAATGGTGCTAATGCCCGAAAACGATACACAAAACGTCCCCTTGTCGTAGTATATTATGCAGTTGACTTTGGATTTGATTACCGAAAAAATACCCAAATATGGAGAGAGAAAGTTCTTGAAGTTGCCAATGAAATGAAGGACGTAACATTTGCAATTGCTAGTGAAGATGAATTCAATGATGAATTGCAAAAAGCAGGCCTTGGTGATTCATCTGAAGATATTAACGTTATTGCTTTTGATAAAGAAGAAAAAAGATACCCAATGGAACCGACTGATGAATTTGACAGTGAAGTTTTGTCAGAATTTGTTACCAGTTTCTTGGCTGGTGATATAAAGCCTAAATACAAATCTGCTCCTGCTCCAAAGAAAAACACTGGGCCGGTCAAAGTAGTAGTTGCCaacaattttgataaaattgtgATGGACGAATCAAAAGATGTTCTAATTGAATTTTATGCACCTTGGTGTGGTCATTGCAAGAAGTTAGCTCCAGAGTACAAAAAACTTGGCAAAAAATTGAAGGATAACAATGATGTTGTCATCGCAAAAATGGATGCAGTAGCTAATGATGTTCCTCATTCCAAATACAAAGTTGAAGGATTTCCCACAATATATTGGGCTCCTAAGAATTCGAAAGATAGTCCGGTAAAATACGAAGGTGGAAGGGAATTAGACGACATGTTAGAATACATTAATAAACATGCTACAAAGACAAAAGATGAACTTTAA